A genomic stretch from Streptomyces fungicidicus includes:
- a CDS encoding FAD-binding oxidoreductase: protein MPDTRETMSGAVSERALVDQLRSSLQGEVIDRGHPGYDAARAVWNGLIDRRPAVIAKCAGTADVVEAVRAAREHRPVVSVRGGGHQVAGSAVCDDGLVIDLSPMKGVHVDPAARTARAQAGTTWGEFDRETQLYGLAAPGGEISATGIAGLTLGGGFGFLMRTFGLSCDNVRSLTVVTADGTVRTAGPEEEPELYWAARGGGRGIGVVTSFEFGLHPLGPEVTAVLALHPYERAEELLRAWRDAAAVAPETITPELLLWSVPPDPAIPPDMHRANCVMVGAVYGGPPGAGAAEALAPQRELGPPLMDLSGTVPYVALQSANTWRFPDGERYFMKSHFMDELGDEAIGTLLNCYSRRPTPESLIVVRTLGGAVARVGPDETAFAHRSARFNVSIDAGWQDPATDGTAIGWARSSWDAMKPFSSGGTYVNFAGLGEDAGELRGAVFGSHEERLARTRAAYDPEGLFRSAARRP from the coding sequence ATGCCGGACACCCGGGAAACCATGTCGGGGGCCGTCTCCGAGCGAGCCCTGGTGGACCAGCTGCGCTCCTCGCTGCAGGGTGAGGTCATCGACCGCGGCCATCCCGGCTACGACGCCGCCCGGGCCGTCTGGAACGGGCTGATCGACCGACGTCCCGCGGTGATCGCCAAGTGCGCGGGCACGGCGGACGTGGTCGAGGCGGTACGGGCGGCGCGCGAACACCGTCCCGTCGTCAGCGTCCGCGGCGGCGGACACCAGGTGGCGGGCAGCGCGGTCTGCGACGACGGGCTGGTGATCGACCTGTCGCCCATGAAGGGCGTGCACGTCGACCCCGCCGCGCGCACGGCTCGGGCCCAGGCGGGTACGACCTGGGGCGAGTTCGACCGCGAGACCCAGCTGTACGGGCTGGCCGCACCGGGCGGGGAGATCTCGGCGACCGGGATCGCCGGCCTCACCCTCGGCGGCGGCTTCGGCTTCCTGATGCGGACGTTCGGTCTGAGCTGCGACAACGTCCGTTCCCTGACGGTCGTCACCGCGGACGGCACGGTCCGCACCGCCGGCCCGGAGGAGGAGCCCGAACTGTACTGGGCGGCGCGCGGCGGCGGCCGGGGCATCGGCGTCGTCACCTCGTTCGAGTTCGGTCTCCATCCGCTCGGCCCCGAGGTGACCGCCGTGCTGGCCCTCCATCCGTACGAGCGTGCCGAGGAGCTGCTGCGGGCCTGGCGGGACGCCGCGGCCGTGGCGCCGGAGACGATCACACCGGAACTGCTGCTCTGGAGCGTCCCCCCGGACCCCGCGATCCCCCCGGACATGCACCGCGCGAACTGTGTGATGGTCGGGGCCGTCTACGGCGGTCCGCCGGGAGCCGGAGCCGCCGAGGCGCTGGCTCCGCAGCGCGAACTGGGGCCGCCGCTGATGGACTTGAGCGGCACCGTGCCCTATGTGGCGCTGCAGAGCGCGAACACCTGGCGGTTCCCCGACGGGGAGCGGTACTTCATGAAGTCGCACTTCATGGACGAACTCGGCGACGAGGCGATCGGAACGCTCCTGAACTGCTACTCCCGTCGGCCGACTCCGGAGAGCCTGATCGTCGTCCGCACCCTGGGCGGCGCGGTGGCGCGCGTAGGCCCCGACGAGACCGCGTTCGCGCACCGGTCCGCACGCTTCAACGTCAGCATCGACGCCGGCTGGCAGGACCCGGCGACGGACGGCACCGCGATCGGCTGGGCACGCTCGTCCTGGGACGCGATGAAGCCGTTCTCCAGCGGGGGCACGTACGTCAATTTCGCGGGACTGGGCGAGGACGCCGGGGAGTTGCGCGGCGCGGTCTTCGGCTCGCACGAGGAGCGGCTGGCGCGCACCCGTGCCGCGTACGACCCGGAGGGCCTGTTCCGGTCGGCCGCGCGGCGTCCGTGA
- a CDS encoding protein kinase family protein, with the protein MTGGEISRDTRLSAHSTVSTSLALCSDRELRELVDAAAPAGSGIGGTTALLDVGGTPVFVKQVPLTDLERRPENMRSTANLFELPAFCQYGVGSIGGPGFGAWRELAAHTMTTNWVIAGDHEGFPLMHHWRVLPGPGRPLPEELADVERAVAYWGGGQGIRRRIEALQQSSASLMLFLEYIPQSLHDWLGVRIGDGGDAAERACAMVAGELEAGIAFMNARGLLHFDAHFENILTDGRRLFFTDYGLALSSRFALTPEEAAFLDRHRGYDRCYAATHLVNWLAFALYGYEPEERGAFVRSCAQGEVPPGNVPAAIAAVLVRHAPVAAVMGDFFRRFRQESRTTPYPLEALRRAALLDTPRGGSSL; encoded by the coding sequence GTGACCGGCGGCGAGATCTCCCGCGACACACGCCTGTCCGCCCACTCCACGGTCTCCACCTCACTGGCGCTGTGCAGTGATCGCGAGCTGCGCGAGCTCGTGGACGCCGCCGCGCCGGCCGGTTCCGGCATCGGCGGGACGACCGCGCTGCTGGATGTCGGCGGCACCCCGGTGTTCGTCAAGCAGGTACCGCTGACCGATCTGGAACGGCGGCCGGAGAACATGCGCTCCACGGCCAATCTGTTCGAGCTGCCTGCCTTCTGCCAGTACGGGGTCGGCAGTATCGGCGGCCCCGGGTTCGGGGCATGGCGCGAACTTGCCGCGCACACCATGACGACGAACTGGGTGATCGCGGGAGACCACGAGGGGTTCCCGCTGATGCACCACTGGCGGGTACTGCCGGGTCCCGGACGACCGCTTCCGGAGGAGCTCGCCGATGTCGAACGGGCCGTCGCCTACTGGGGAGGCGGACAGGGGATACGCCGCAGGATCGAGGCCCTCCAGCAATCCTCGGCGAGCCTCATGCTGTTCCTGGAGTACATCCCGCAGAGTCTGCACGACTGGCTGGGCGTCCGGATCGGGGACGGCGGCGACGCGGCCGAGCGGGCCTGCGCCATGGTGGCGGGCGAGCTGGAAGCCGGTATCGCGTTCATGAACGCCCGCGGTCTGCTGCACTTCGACGCCCACTTCGAGAACATCCTCACGGACGGCCGGCGGCTGTTCTTCACCGACTACGGCCTCGCCCTCTCCTCCCGCTTCGCACTCACCCCGGAGGAGGCCGCCTTCCTCGACCGGCACCGTGGCTACGACCGGTGCTACGCCGCCACGCACCTGGTGAACTGGCTGGCCTTCGCCCTGTACGGATACGAGCCGGAAGAACGCGGGGCGTTCGTGCGCTCCTGCGCCCAAGGGGAGGTCCCCCCGGGGAACGTTCCGGCGGCCATCGCGGCAGTCCTGGTGCGTCACGCGCCGGTCGCCGCCGTGATGGGGGACTTCTTCCGCCGATTCCGGCAGGAGAGCCGGACGACCCCCTATCCGCTGGAGGCGCTCCGCCGGGCCGCCCTCCTGGACACGCCTCGCGGCGGCTCCTCCCTCTGA
- a CDS encoding LysE family translocator: protein MFVQLLAATGVLAVLTMVPGPDMAVVTRRALASGWQDGLRTVGGISAGLLIWGALTVVGLAAVLAASATAYTVVKLAGAVYLCFLGVQALLQSRAGRSETPVAGAPVPAGNPWRTGLVSNVFNPKVAVFYTGLLPTLAPSGLPPHLGMTLLVLVHTALTLGWLGGYVLVLAKAQAFFGRPGVRRAMDRVTGVVLIGFGVKVAASQP from the coding sequence ATGTTCGTTCAGCTTCTCGCGGCCACGGGTGTGCTCGCCGTTCTGACCATGGTTCCCGGACCGGACATGGCCGTGGTGACGCGGCGGGCCCTTGCGTCCGGCTGGCAGGACGGGTTGCGCACGGTCGGTGGCATATCGGCGGGACTGCTGATCTGGGGTGCGCTCACCGTGGTCGGCCTGGCGGCCGTCCTGGCGGCGTCCGCCACGGCGTACACGGTCGTCAAGCTCGCCGGAGCCGTCTACCTCTGCTTCCTCGGTGTCCAGGCGCTGCTGCAGAGCCGCGCCGGCCGTTCGGAGACGCCGGTGGCGGGCGCCCCGGTCCCGGCAGGTAACCCGTGGCGCACGGGACTGGTCAGCAACGTCTTCAACCCGAAGGTCGCGGTCTTCTACACCGGCCTCCTGCCCACGCTCGCCCCGTCCGGGCTCCCGCCGCACCTCGGGATGACCCTGCTGGTCCTCGTCCACACGGCCCTGACCCTCGGCTGGCTCGGCGGCTACGTGCTGGTGCTGGCCAAGGCCCAGGCGTTCTTCGGGAGGCCCGGCGTGCGCCGCGCCATGGACCGCGTCACGGGTGTCGTGCTGATCGGCTTCGGCGTCAAGGTGGCCGCCTCCCAGCCCTGA